Proteins encoded within one genomic window of Aerococcus viridans:
- the trpX gene encoding tryptophan ABC transporter substrate-binding protein, translating to MKKISSMGAVLVIALFALYLVMPTLIAKREGLEAASQEVDESQLVETEEDITIGLLQFIQHPSLDQIRDGFYDGMAERGYVDGENITIDYQNGQGNQSDLAMIANAFLAENADILVGIATPAAQALANAANGDRPVILSAVSDPANNGFIASDEQPGANVTGVTDMAPVAEQFDLMEEILPHIEDVGIIYNSSESNVTKTVSEAKAEAESRGLNVVESTITSTNDLASVAEQLAGQVDVIWVPNDNTIASAMDTLIQVTDANGIPVIPVVDAMVADGGLATVGINQYQFGLDTATVVADVIEGADTATYPIIYNDKTDTYINTAKAEELGIQLPQELIDAAIDVNSDEYAELVGE from the coding sequence ATGAAGAAAATTTCAAGTATGGGTGCGGTATTAGTGATTGCCCTTTTTGCATTATATCTTGTAATGCCAACCCTTATTGCAAAACGAGAGGGACTAGAGGCCGCCAGTCAAGAGGTAGATGAATCTCAATTAGTGGAAACAGAAGAAGACATCACCATTGGTTTATTACAATTTATCCAACATCCTTCATTAGACCAAATTAGAGACGGTTTCTATGATGGCATGGCTGAACGTGGCTATGTAGATGGTGAAAACATCACAATTGATTACCAAAATGGCCAAGGAAACCAATCTGATTTAGCCATGATTGCGAATGCTTTTCTTGCTGAAAATGCAGATATTTTAGTCGGCATCGCAACCCCAGCTGCGCAAGCTTTAGCCAATGCCGCTAACGGCGATCGTCCGGTGATCTTATCTGCGGTATCAGACCCAGCTAACAACGGTTTTATCGCCTCTGATGAACAACCAGGGGCTAACGTCACAGGGGTTACAGATATGGCACCAGTTGCAGAACAATTTGATTTAATGGAAGAAATTTTACCACATATAGAAGATGTCGGCATTATTTACAATTCTTCAGAATCGAATGTAACGAAAACGGTTAGTGAAGCCAAGGCTGAAGCAGAATCAAGAGGGTTGAACGTAGTAGAATCTACCATTACTTCAACAAATGATCTAGCGTCAGTCGCTGAACAATTAGCTGGCCAAGTGGATGTTATCTGGGTACCAAATGACAATACAATTGCTAGTGCTATGGATACCTTAATTCAAGTAACAGATGCAAACGGCATTCCAGTTATTCCAGTAGTGGACGCTATGGTTGCTGACGGTGGGTTAGCGACAGTTGGTATCAACCAATATCAATTCGGTTTAGATACAGCGACAGTAGTAGCCGATGTCATCGAGGGCGCAGATACGGCAACTTATCCAATTATCTATAATGACAAAACAGATACCTACATCAATACAGCTAAAGCTGAAGAATTGGGCATTCAACTACCACAAGAATTGATTGATGCTGCCATTGATGTTAACAGTGACGAATACGCTGAATTGGTTGGAGAATAA
- a CDS encoding ABC transporter permease, whose protein sequence is MDMIISAFSQGTIWAVMGLGIYITFRILNAPDMTTEGSFVLGGAIGAQMLYFNIDPFTSLLISFLAGMAAGAVTGFLVTRLKINPLLAGIITMTGIYSINLKIMGKANMSLSTVTTLKTAIAGLSLPRNVDTIVIGLIIVAAIIFLLTYFFKTEMGQALIATGDNMQMAKSLGIETSEMTMLGYMLANGLIAVSGYIVSTDNGYADIQMGIGTVVIGLASIIIGEVLFRNVKLGVRFITILVGSIIYRLLLTIVLMMNFEANDFRLFSAIIVALCLAIPTIQNKVADYREYRKVAK, encoded by the coding sequence ATGGACATGATAATTAGTGCTTTTTCTCAAGGGACAATCTGGGCTGTAATGGGTCTCGGCATTTATATCACTTTTAGAATTTTAAATGCACCGGATATGACAACTGAAGGGTCGTTTGTACTGGGTGGTGCCATTGGTGCCCAAATGCTTTACTTTAATATAGATCCTTTCACATCATTGTTGATTTCATTTTTAGCAGGTATGGCTGCAGGAGCAGTTACAGGTTTTTTAGTAACCCGCTTGAAAATTAATCCGTTATTAGCAGGTATAATTACCATGACAGGGATTTACTCAATCAACTTGAAAATCATGGGTAAGGCCAACATGTCTTTATCAACGGTGACGACTTTAAAAACTGCGATTGCTGGTTTATCCTTGCCACGTAATGTAGATACCATTGTGATTGGTTTGATCATTGTAGCAGCAATTATATTCCTGTTAACTTATTTCTTTAAAACCGAAATGGGGCAAGCTTTGATTGCAACAGGTGATAATATGCAAATGGCTAAATCACTAGGGATTGAAACGTCAGAGATGACTATGCTTGGTTACATGCTAGCCAATGGATTGATCGCTGTGTCAGGTTATATTGTTTCTACTGATAATGGCTATGCTGATATTCAAATGGGTATTGGTACTGTAGTGATTGGTTTAGCTTCCATTATTATTGGGGAAGTCCTATTCCGTAATGTGAAATTAGGGGTTCGTTTTATTACAATCCTAGTGGGCTCAATTATTTACCGCTTACTATTAACGATTGTCTTAATGATGAACTTTGAAGCGAATGATTTCCGTCTATTCTCAGCAATTATCGTTGCTTTATGTCTGGCTATTCCAACCATTCAAAATAAAGTAGCCGACTACCGTGAATACAGAAAGGTGGCTAAATAA
- a CDS encoding ABC transporter ATP-binding protein — MTTLLEINQARKVFNKRTPDAFAALDDLSLTVEKGDFITIVGGNGAGKSTLLNAIAGTFLLDSGAITLNDKDISRLAEEDRAKFVSRVFQNPSMGTAPRMTVEENLSLALKRGQKRGLGLAIKDDNRKQFQETLSQLHLGLENRLDAEIGLLSGGQRQAIALLMATITKPEILLLDEHTAALDAKTSKRILEISSDQVKDHNLTALMITHNLQDALLYGNRMILLHHGKIIKDFSKEEKDQLTAGDLYQIMADLAESDYQDQENSI; from the coding sequence ATGACGACCTTATTAGAAATTAACCAAGCGAGAAAAGTATTTAACAAACGAACACCGGATGCCTTCGCAGCCTTAGATGACTTATCATTAACAGTGGAAAAGGGCGATTTCATTACCATTGTCGGGGGTAACGGGGCAGGAAAATCAACCCTATTAAACGCCATTGCTGGCACCTTCCTGTTAGACTCAGGTGCCATCACTTTAAACGATAAAGATATTAGTCGTCTTGCTGAAGAGGACCGGGCTAAATTTGTTTCCCGCGTATTCCAAAATCCGTCAATGGGGACAGCACCACGTATGACCGTTGAAGAAAACTTATCATTAGCTTTAAAAAGAGGTCAAAAACGAGGTTTAGGGTTAGCTATTAAAGATGACAATCGGAAACAATTCCAAGAGACATTAAGCCAACTGCATTTAGGCTTAGAAAATCGATTGGATGCTGAAATAGGCTTATTATCCGGAGGGCAAAGACAAGCGATTGCCTTATTGATGGCAACTATCACTAAACCAGAAATTTTATTATTAGATGAACATACAGCAGCCTTAGACGCAAAGACATCTAAACGCATTTTAGAAATTTCATCTGACCAAGTAAAAGACCATAACCTAACAGCCTTAATGATTACTCATAATCTCCAAGATGCCTTGTTATATGGTAACCGGATGATCCTTTTACACCACGGTAAAATCATTAAAGACTTTAGTAAAGAAGAAAAAGATCAGTTGACAGCAGGTGATTTATACCAAATCATGGCCGACTTGGCTGAATCAGACTATCAAGATCAAGAAAATTCTATTTAA
- the nrdH gene encoding glutaredoxin-like protein NrdH translates to MVTVYTKPNCMQCNFTKKYLTEKEIEFQTIDVTESEEALAKVKGMGFQAVPVIVAENEEAFYGFQPDRLAKLV, encoded by the coding sequence ATGGTAACTGTATACACAAAACCAAATTGCATGCAATGCAATTTCACAAAAAAATATTTAACTGAAAAAGAAATCGAATTCCAAACAATCGATGTTACAGAATCAGAAGAAGCATTAGCTAAAGTTAAAGGCATGGGCTTCCAAGCTGTGCCTGTAATCGTTGCCGAAAACGAAGAAGCTTTCTACGGTTTCCAACCAGACCGTTTAGCAAAATTAGTTTAA
- a CDS encoding pheromone-binding protein, which yields MVAADDEESQIFAEYIQSQLTENLPSIEVTVKTMPLSARFAALSDGDYDLGATFWQADFGDPINYLGRFDSSITRGNYQYDELDELVAKSLAQALDPSGRWETLINLEKADLDDYAVQIPVYQSYQAILENPQVSDINRPGQSYINYRWADIQTAE from the coding sequence ATGGTTGCGGCCGATGACGAGGAGAGTCAAATTTTTGCGGAGTATATTCAATCACAATTAACAGAGAACCTGCCAAGTATCGAAGTTACCGTAAAGACTATGCCGTTATCTGCTCGATTTGCAGCTTTATCTGATGGGGACTATGACTTAGGTGCCACTTTCTGGCAAGCTGATTTCGGGGACCCAATAAACTATTTAGGACGGTTTGATTCTTCTATTACCCGCGGAAATTATCAATATGATGAATTGGATGAATTGGTGGCTAAAAGTCTGGCGCAAGCACTTGACCCAAGTGGTAGATGGGAAACGCTGATAAATCTTGAAAAAGCTGACTTAGATGATTATGCTGTTCAGATTCCAGTGTATCAGTCCTATCAAGCAATTTTAGAAAATCCACAAGTATCTGATATCAACCGACCAGGTCAATCTTATATCAACTATAGATGGGCCGATATTCAGACAGCAGAGTAG